Proteins found in one Leishmania major strain Friedlin complete genome, chromosome 35 genomic segment:
- the KMPII-2 gene encoding kinetoplastid membrane protein-11 (previous protein_id=AAZ14446.1), with amino-acid sequence MATTYEEFSAKLDRLDEEFNRKMQEQNAKFFADKPDESTLSPEMKEHYEKFERMIKEHTEKFNKKMHEHSEHFKQKFAELLEQQKAAQYPSK; translated from the coding sequence ATGGCCACCACGTACGAGGAGTTCTCGGCGAAGCTGGACCGCCTGGATGAGGAGTTCAACAGGAAGATGCAGGAACAGAACGCCAAGTTCTTTGCGGACAAGCCGGATGAGTCGACGCTGTCGCCCGAGATGAAGGAGCACTACGAGAAGTTCGAGCGCATGATCAAGGAGCACACAGAGAAGTTCAACAAGAAGATGCACGAGCACTCGGAGCACTTCAAGCAGAAGTTCGCcgagctgctcgagcagcagaaggCTGCGCAGTACCCGTCCAAGTGA
- a CDS encoding conserved hypothetical protein (previous protein_id=AAZ14447.1), with product MLRTCRVLRFRMKLGSMYVDYKIVSRNHRRSIRVEDALVDPLLPTTVVPLHWLEQLRCPSTRLLTGYHTEEAVYAKPNYGDRVSRTPALLSLPDAAAKTADNGAHANAIRAGPVVLYITGQSIPVVLNPLFVQPDEWGLTQSNGEWDLRIGMDAIEQCSLYAELRPGGLLYSKLPHASLTEAMEPVQDTLKRYGMRCALAESPLVPRPWTRMRYMFIDELQRGQKMTEFVGYNPRNGTQWRFSQHTKYFRTGIWRETIRRNEMNDGLHAHSSWQKSPQQAVPEISFLAPYP from the coding sequence ATGCTGCGAACTTGCCGCGTCTTGCGATTCCGCATGAAGCTCGGAAGCATGTACGTCGACTACAAGATCGTGTCTCGCAACCATCGTCGCTCGATTCGCGTAGAAGATGCCCTAGTCGACCCCCTCCTGCCCACCACGGTAGTGCCGCTGCATTGGTTAGAGCAGCTTCGGTGCCCATCAACGCGCCTTCTCACGGGCTACcacacggaggaggcggtgtaTGCTAAGCCGAACTACGGCGATCGAGTGAGTCGAACTCCTGCGCTGTTGTCTTTGCCCGATGCGGCAGCCAAGACGGCAGACAACGGCGCTCACGCCAACGCGATTCGGGCGGGCCCAGTAGTGCTCTACATCACTGGACAGAGCATCCCCGTAGTTTTGAACCCTCTTTTTGTGCAGCCGGATGAGTGGGGTCTCACTCAATCGAACGGTGAATGGGACCTTCGCATCGGGATGGATGCCATTGAGCAGTGCTCCCTGTACGCCGAGCTCCGCCCGGGTGGGCTGCTGTACTCGAAGCTGCCACACGCAAGCCTCACAGAGGCGATGGAGCCTGTTCAGGACACTCTCAAGCGCTACGGCATGAGGTGCGCGTTGGCCGAGTCGCCGCTGGTTCCACGACCGTGGACGCGCATGCGCTATATGTTTATtgacgagctgcagcgcggacAAAAGATGACCGAGTTCGTAGGGTACAACCCGCGCAACGGAACTCAGTGGCGCTTCTCGCAGCACACCAAGTACTTCCGCACGGGCATCTGGCGCGAGACCATCCGACGAAACGAGATGAACGATgggctgcacgcgcacagcagctggcaaaagtcgccgcagcaggcggtTCCCGAGATCAGCTTTCTCGCGCCCTACCCGTAG
- a CDS encoding conserved hypothetical protein (previous protein_id=AAZ14448.1): MPLCTSSTHQCVRQLTQLGFAGPQQRGFCTLTGARRQRSPTSLRGRRYSKGNGAGAASASSKHNLLSPFGHALQGSSRGPQGLFVEPLEAWLSALADSVPFYKDCLVICPSTASDVQVRRVWNRCRQHIPAAHVSALTPRKHKRAQTTATDAAPTLLSLPNGTSAGDTAGAEPPMPLPAASLVPRGGGGDHLTSASTARIPSLYSPLEHVSPGSLDLIVLPSNVFAHEMLFDAPWHLSLAHRALRPHGVVAIFGHVAEAGVGAPEWAATDARDYIESTHLDAQETLRLAASDAARTPGTDDEHVRHLRRAVEVHETLRSGHADVLFPFPSVRRRWFTSEYALQPAQLAAHYRATPLYQALYGPTGSLWWNKMRFRADVRQRQRTDASAVRGSEESFFVDITGASLDGTASLGQITERHLEDLVAAWSPLGVRRRRDVNDPLDMLQIILDTHAATVNASAAKPPLQVQLHHFVVTCSARSMNAIPLSKGQIGLNRNPLAVLGGGQRLSFHASERPRASDV, encoded by the coding sequence ATGCCCTTGTGCACTTCATCCACACACCAATGTGTGCGGCAACTGACTCAGCTGGGCTTTGCAGGGCCTCAGCAACGTGGTTTTTGCACGCTCACaggagcgcggcggcaacgatCACCGACTTCACTACGAGGCCGTCGCTACTCAAAGGGTAATGGTGCGGGTGCagcatcggcgtcctcgaaGCACAACCTTCTGTCGCCATTCGGACATGCTCTTCAGGGCTCATCACGTGGCCCACAAGGCCTTTTTGTGGAGCCTCTAGAGGCTTGGCTTTCCGCGCTCGCAGACTCCGTTCCCTTTTACAAGGACTGTCTCGTGATTTGCCCTTCCACCGCATCAGACGTGCAGGTTCGGCGTGTGTGGAACCGCTGTCGACAACATATCCCCGCTGCCCACGTCAGCGCCCTGACGCCGCGCAAGCACAAGAGAGCCCAGACAACCGCTACAGATGCTGCCCCAActctgctgtcgctgccgaaCGGCACCTCCGCAGGTGACACGGCTGGTGCAGAGccaccgatgccgctgccagcCGCGTCGTTGgtgccgcgcggcggcggtggggacCATCTTACGAGTGCGTCTACAGCTAGGATACCTTCCCTGTACTCGCCGCTCGAGCATGTTTCCCCGGGCTCTCTGGACCTTATTGTGCTACCCAGTAACGTGTTTGCCCATGAGATGCTCTTCGACGCACCGTGGCACTTATCTCTCGCACACCGCGCTCTGCGCCCGCACGGAGTCGTTGCGATCTTTGGCCACGTCGCGGAGGCCGGGGTCGGTGCGCCGGAGTGGGCGGCGACGGATGCGAGGGATTACATCGAGAGTACACACCTGGATGCGCAAGAAACGCTGCGGCTGGCTGCCAGCGACGCTGCCAGAACGCCGGGCACGGATGACGAGCACGTGCGCCATCTGCGTCGCGCTGTGGAGGTACACGAGACACTACGCTCCGGCCACGCCGACGTCCTTTTCCCTTTCCCTAGCGTGCGTCGTCGCTGGTTCACATCCGAGTACGCCCTCCAGCCCGcccagctggcggcgcactACCGCGCAACCCCGCTGTACCAAGCTCTCTACGGCCCCACGGGATCCTTGTGGTGGAACAAGATGCGTTTCAGAGCAGAcgtgcgacagcggcagcggactGATGCTTCGGCGGTGAGGGGCAGTGAGGAGAGCTTTTTCGTAGATATTACGGGAGCCTCACTGGATGGAACTGCCAGCTTGGGCCAGATTACCGAACGTCATCTGGAGGACCTTGTTGCCGCGTGGTCGCCTCTCggcgtgcgccgccgtcgcgatgTGAACGATCCGCTAGACATGCTGCAAATCATTCTCGACACCCACGCAGCCACAGTCAACGCCTCTGCTGCaaagccgccgctgcaggtgcaaCTGCACCACTTTGTGGTGACTTGCAGTGCGCGGAGCATGAACGCGATACCGCTATCGAAGGGGCAGATAGGGTTGAACAGGAATCCACTTGCAGTGCTCGGGGGAGGGCAGCGTCTTTCCTTTCACGCCAGCGAAAGACCGAGGGCGTCTGATGTGTGA
- a CDS encoding conserved hypothetical protein (previous protein_id=AAZ14449.1) gives MNFVNTYLLLPLQRKIFKNFGHYDYQTSTFHLNEERVNEVFFDPAYNPFVDVLRATSHASAVASSKAATAAAQQQQQCAFSSSTVRRRNTTSDVDAGLSASPSPPSQSCSGPVNSEAAATKAAKGAESNNEFTAGVPRSPPVRLLRGKIRSAGLVSFLRQVTTQKSLSVESMDLVFDVATAAIADSTDDSHTDAPSLVTRPAGVPQDAEDDTARQRDSASVPDPAVAGLSVAEEGDDAKPTQPPLYSSRRLRRDEMAKLARSYSIEDHSWLHIEAENQRSSPDATGADFGDLDADAGLLTADGAARPASPKEGPATQFHTVGDLMTYLKQQLQGVAVGVEEVRLTFCIPPVGAAGSLLRSTDSASRRSGRPHAAARASAAAAPLRVLSGTRVLHLSCRRGLRFTVDESTGASVEDMQCTASIQDWQCYVHVMASDGPLPSEFSLDDLVFTTSTALTAGSAEQPPGATARDDSEPAAGAPFTVRVARRGAGAAANAMSTSPSPSLVSADAPLPPPRVLVDVDAAEGWSIVLSAVQIAHLVAMMKQVMGDTTDSDEGVAYACSLSSFSSAVEPASTAGELAKQVAAVPLDSDEAVTAATLTAAQLRAAAKYVSVHCGGCSISLLTRSVVDANAVACAWRCALSSQQLALLDPRATAPLQQPTAASTLPVYEALTTPHFTYVMRDADILFPNIDAEAPLSLSTSLPTARGVFQQSARKRKIYRRIFDNKLADPAVTEQLARARTAAGNSNGGGVSFFLGVGSISFLEYRHATAAAGQRSAASSYSFSAAEVRGVPLLSPLLAHSLRPAKLMHAERSPYALVIFHRSTPPLPDQPPAAGVLAPPPSPCLRIYQETVVVGVAKISVQLDAGLVEVLAMYGTTVEKLIRRVGGVQKGGRGELNRTAEALTGTTGLSARRLSSPPSPILPLSPVIRTRSSVKVLLESVDASIRFPIHPNGTTTSPELPPDLADGVSASTASPASAAAEPQSLLLARLLQRLRESSFDTHRHNRALLRRRARQAKGDGDRVAASPTTASAKLAEEAAVASAIVVQEQLGFPEDVDTRARFLPELLSFSLRDLQVVHTPSATTAARGADVATPAAVVYTPASTSVKWREAVVYLQDILEQTNSELFRVDYSHEMNINVTHTSLPGLVGGSWRALERVLALQIRLGEITTTALTQDDYLLATHYVNELLLTLSRCRQRLRAGKVATAAREPGSSAPPRDQVPVVSVASVRSDGLPAPDGAGAALVDVSDESRCLNTSGGAVRPYDCREEPVEHPTGSAAEAFAMADAVTTSRGLAGARVSRCAAGGDIQDDTSRLKSRGSGDGGDSADPLRNAVPELWRLLDTTCTSLDVRVSRIRLGLFAPRLSPMGQVVGEPLYRCLPRSQRRCLVDLNCLYHLYIMELVDVSVRGLSGDGAFAKAGQANYARVRLGGFSLWERQPAPAPPHTSCDGRGAGGGAGAAAASPLYKSYVSNSVGSGGAPPVSHGLGGSTCKDLAYYMRNSQAAHLGHRRAGTLVQLVQSYAEVRDDEEEGDDRCHRDASDTTEGDDDSGGQWVSRSSRVLSDVWGAYVRELQSIATTAGRAAHAPLPTVRESGVCEVRLLEMARVPPIATAAHSCYTTPLVPTAFSAAPVPPNRRHLWLQLTGLGLHHAVAYNGDHLAAVLKQYFSGGDGTVGPAASAVRDGGAARGGAEGFAASAFPEEPLWTTKVHVDVANLMATYRPRGAGRSLAVLLLPRASVLIKLPAIVPASAEAHGTAVPPEELRRGSAAVRLPATSVPAPASEDVSAPLTMRAQAWLHTSLPLYVCNDCDVEALVHEVLNPAESDDWGVDLESAGFVRLCEVISTAACSSSSSFAAGMQQSTDDAGAPRTGKSASCSRTPNLILTVRSKSLSASASGAHGGGDTREEGGSVDYAYLAPAVSMHLQHIELSAFMAKDSFEVFRELVEAWGSGTDLKATDAPAALVMRSGPGFEWVAEEVARSCAPMTFRVNPYLVTRDRAAEEDASSGGFRTSPVGAPMMRNIASVDDYTSHYPFLPSTTSLQASSDFESPWTVPEKSQLGPPTGVEGYSASHSALRSSASAYGYSHWLDTLHASYGRDPQLYDTYQTRAAELLDGAPWVPQHQRVHSTSSNASGVEQERARCGRSVSPLPASSADAVPQSRRYDEVSDTISVSSDDDDELTAEEGAAAVAPTRGVRGAQGGAPFQLPQPPLPSVAAAGAATSSLSSSFSDLEDTVASEAQLRWCVLPSEDPVASSLLPSGDPRPCGDRADSDAVAGDPGVAAERRFDLFAACDRQPHFLSCWSRERVEAARQRRAVRLNRLDCTDDALLHDTPEKYLYPPVELEFFLSDCSLNLSLYEGTDLMSAAVRKQRRGYLQIVSRGASLAQAAPYVFGGDRRSEAALRAMSSNSASADTAAPSVTAYTAALAHDPSHLPNGRTKPSLSRCSYATSIGTGATWSFHTISGESSTSRLERLHDRGCRSGFGDRDASKRLVLSCRGITVQMDTFPQGSEEDLWFHVVVGEATVFDCINTSDVHRLLTATPKPPASLAAQPRRGSGVARCHADMPGIQAGGGCGRGGANDTRHLELTGLLTSSKSVLAAASGGMKGASRASFTVSHFQQGGSELSLAVRLRPTSLTWSGASVDFAQAFFSTASASPPSSPANSKGAAAIAASSPSVPAAEAGTISGTEAPPLFYRRVVILPTTLTAAGSFQSDKGVLAALAEGNSFDALRSIPVLSWISLQEIPLPIPFIRVEDCSSAATLLQRIVEDSNCVSIRFLLTACCCGLQPLSAVTRVGEAAKGLLLLPLSNYRGAALHHAIRTASSVFMQELLTQASDMAALLASGSYHASRSLLEVLVAPQHRGLTIEEPSRASQPAGVADGWRQGQEQLRVGLQEALTMASYCTGPDGSLLRVPAAALRLLMGVSGAATTTLWGVRNSQGSVMRERDGHIYKKKSC, from the coding sequence ATGAACTTTGTGAACACCTACCTGCTTCTTCCACTGCAGCGCAAGATTTTCAAAAACTTTGGCCACTATGACTACCAGACAAGCACGTTCCACCTCAACGAGGAGCGGGTGAATGAGGTTTTCTTCGACCCTGCGTATAATCCGTTTGtcgacgtgctgcgcgcgacgtcgcacgcgtcggcggtggcctcgtccaaggcggcaacagcagcggcacagcagcagcagcagtgtgccttctcctcttccactGTGCGAAGAAGGAACACCACGAGTGACGTTGATGCTGGTCTTTCAGCgtctccttcgccgccgaGTCAATCTTGCAGTGGGCCGGTGAACAGTGAAGCCGCAGCGACGAAGGCGGCGAAAGGGGCGGAGAGCAACAATGAATTCACTGCCGGCGTACCGCGCAGCCCACCGGTGCGACTGCTCAGAGGCAAGATTCGCTCCGCCGGGCTTGTGTCGTTCCTACGCCAAGTCACGACGCAGAAATCGCTGTCGGTGGAGTCAATGGATTTGGTCTTTGACGTGGCCACCGCGGCTATCGCGGACTCTACTGACGACTCTCACACAGACGCTCCCTCTCTGGTGACCCGGCCCGCGGGTGTGCCGCAAGATGCGGAGGACGATACTGCACGTCAGCGAGACAGTGCTTCTGTCCCAGACCCTGCAGTGGCAGGGCTCTCTGTTGCGGAAGAAGGCGACGACGCGAAACCTACGCAGCCGCCCTTGTACTCGTCGAGGCGGCTTCGGCGCGACGAGATGGCGAAGCTGGCACGGTCGTACTCCATTGAGGATCACTCATGGCTACACATCGAGGCGGAGAATCAACGCAGCTCACCCGACGCGACAGGGGCGGACTTTGGTGACTTGGACGCGGACGCTGGGTTGCTAACCGCTGATGGCGCCGCGAGGCCGGCAAGCCCCAAAGAAGGTCCCGCCACACAGTTTCACACCGTGGGGGACCTGATGACATACCTtaagcagcagctgcagggcgtGGCGGTaggcgtggaggaggtgcgcctCACCTTCTGCATCCCACCCGTTGGGGCCGCCGGGTCACTCCTGCGCAGCACAGACTCCgcgagccgccgcagcggccgacCGCATGCGGCTGCACGGGCaagtgctgcggcggcaccgctgcgcgtgctcaGTGGAACACGTGTGTTGCATCTGTCGTGTCGTCGAGGGCTACGCTTCACGGTGGACGAGTCCACTGGGGCGTCGGTGGAAGACATGCAGTGCACGGCGAGCATACAGGATTGGCAGTGCTACGTTCATGTCATGGCCAGCGATGGCCCGCTGCCGTCGGAGTTCTCGCTGGACGACTTGGTTTTCACGACGTCTACGGCGCTCACCGCGGGTAGTGCAGAGCAGCCGCCGGGGGCAACAGCGAGGGATGACAGCGAGCCCGCTGCTGGGGCACCCTTCACGGTGCGCGTTGCCCGTCGAGgtgccggtgcagctgccaACGCCATGAGTACTTCGCCTTCCCCTTCGCTGGTGTCTGcagatgcgccgctgccgccgccgagggtTCTTGTGGACGTGGACGCCGCAGAAGGTTGGAGCATCGTTCTCTCTGCAGTGCAGATAGCCCACCTGGTGGCCATGATGAAGCAGGTAATGGGCGATACGACGGATTCTGATGAGGGCGTGGCTTACGCATGCagtctctcttccttctcttcggCAGTGGAACCTGCCAGTACAGCGGGAGAGCTGGCAAAGCAGGTAGCGGCGGTCCCACTAGATTCTGACGAGGCCGTCACTGCCGCCACCTTGACCGCCGcacagctgcgcgccgccgccaagtACGTGAGCGTGCATTGTGGTGGGTGCTCTATCAGCTTGCTGACGAGGTCCGTGGTCGACGCCAACGctgtcgcgtgtgcgtggcgctgcgcgcttTCCTCGCAGCAGCTTGCCCTTCTCGACCCGCGGGCGACAGCCCCTTTGCAGCAGCCGACTGCTGCTTCAACCCTGCCCGTGTACGAGGCCCTCACCACGCCGCACTTCACCTATGTCATGCGCGATGCGGACATACTCTTTCCAAACATCGATGCTGAGGCGCCCTTGTCGTTGTCCACATCTTTGCCGACTGCCAGGGGCGTTTTCCAGCAGTCGGCAAGGAAGCGGAAGATTTACCGACGCATCTTCGACAACAAACTGGCCGACCCCGCCGTGACAGAGCAGCTCGCGCGGGCACGCACTGCCGCAGGAAACtccaacggcggcggcgtgagTTTTTTCCTTGGCGTCGGGTCGATCTCTTTCTTGGAGTACcgccacgccaccgccgcggccgggCAACGCAGTGCAGCGTCGTCTTATTCGTTTTCCGCTGCTGAAGTACGTGGCGTGCCGCTCTTGtcgccgttgctggcgcacTCACTGCGACCCGCGAAGCTTATGCACGCAGAGCGCAGCCCATACGCCTTGGTCATCTTCCACCGTTCcacaccgccactgccggaTCAACCGCCTGCCGCGGGAGTACTGGCCCCGCCTCCGTCACCTTGCCTGCGCATCTACCAGGAGACTGTCGTCGTTGGTGTGGCCAAGATCTCCGTCCAGCTTGACGCAGGACTGGTTGAGGTCCTCGCGATGTACGGCACTACTGTCGAGAAGCTGATCCGCCGCGTGGGCGGTGTGCAGAaggggggcagaggggagCTAAATCGCACGGCAGAGGCTCTGACCGGCACCACAGGCTTGTCAGCTCGCAGGCtctcttcgccgccgtcaccaaTTCTGCCTCTATCGCCCGTGATCCGCACCCGCAGCTCCGTCAAGGTGCTCCTGGAGAGTGTCGATGCGTCGATTCGATTCCCTATCCACCCGAACGGCACCACAACCTCACCTGAGCTCCCACCCGATCTCGCTGATGGCGTGTCTGCGTCTACCGCATCCCCCGCCTCAGCTGCAGCCGAACCACAGTCGTTGCTACTCGCACGCCTTCTGCAGCGCTTACGAGAGTCGAGTTTCGACACCCATCGTCATAACCGTgcactcctccgccgccgagcGCGGCAGGCGAAGGGCGACGGAGACCGCGTCGCGGCATCGCCCACAACGGCATCGGCAAagctggcggaggaggcggcagtTGCCTCAGCGATTGTCGTACAGGAGCAGCTTGGGTTTCCCGAAGACGTGGACACGCGGGCGCGCTTCCTGCCCGAGTTGCTGAGCTTTTCGCTGCGCGATTTGCAGGTGGTACACACGCCATCCGCGACCACGGCTGCTCGCGGCGCCGATGTGGCCACACCCGCTGCTGTGGTTTACACACCCGCGAGTACGTCGGTCAAATGGCGTGAGGCGGTTGTGTACCTGCAAGATATCCTCGAGCAGACCAACTCGGAGCTGTTTCGAGTGGACTACAGTCACGAGATGAACATCAACGTGACGCACACCAGTCTTCCTGGTCTTGTTGGAGGCTCGTGGAGAGCCTTGGAACGCGTTCTGGCGCTGCAGATACGGCTCGGTGAAATCACGACGACCGCACTAACGCAGGACGACTATCTGCTCGCAACTCACTACGTGAATGAGCTGCTATTAACGCTATCGcggtgccgccagcgcctgcgtgcTGGAAAGGTagccacagcagcgagagagccgggcagcagcgcaccaccgcgtgACCAGGTACCTGTTGTCAGTGTAGCTTCTGTGCGTTCAGACGGCCTCCCTGCCCCTGACGGAGCGGGCGCAGCATTGGTGGATGTCTCGGATGAAAGCCGGTGCTTGAACACATCTGGCGGTGCCGTCCGGCCTTACGACTGCCGCGAAGAGCCGGTCGAACATCCTACCGGCTCCGCCGCAGAAGCCTTCGCCATGGCAGATGCAGTGACCACAAGCCGCGGCCTTGCCGGCGCGAGGGTGAGCAGGTGCGCCGCGGGCGGCGACATTCAGGATGATACTTCCAGGCTCAAGTCtcgaggcagcggcgatggcggcgacagcgcagaTCCGCTGCGGAACGCTGTGCCAGAGCTGTGGCGCCTCTTGGACACGACGTGCACATCACTTGACGTGCGCGTCAGTCGCATTCGTCTGGGGCTCTTTGCGCCTCGTCTCTCGCCGATGGGCCAGGTGGTCGGGGAGCCGCTTTACCGGTGTCTGCCGAggtcgcagcggcgctgcctggTCGACTTGAACTGTCTCTACCACCTTTACATCATGGAGCTCGTTGACGTGTCGGTGCGTGGGCtgagcggcgacggcgccttCGCCAAGGCTGGTCAGGCAAACTACGCACGTGTTCGATTGGGCGGCTTCTCTTTGTGGGAGCGgcagccggcgccggcgccgccacacaCGTCCTGCGATGGtcgaggcgctggcggaggggcaggggcggcggcagcgtcgccgcttTACAAGAGCTACGTATCGAATTCTGTAGGCTCTGGCGGTGCACCACCCGTGTCGCACGGCCTGGGGGGAAGCACGTGCAAAGACTTGGCTTACTATATGCGGAACTCCCAGGCAGCTCACCTTGGCCACCGACGCGCCGGCACTCTGGTGCAGCTTGTGCAGAGCTACGCAGAGGTGcgagacgacgaagaggagggggatgaCAGGTGCCACAGAGATGCGAGTGACACGACCGAGGGCGatgacgacagcggcggtcAGTGGGTTAGCCGCAGCTCACGCGTGCTGTCCGACGTTTGGGGCGCCTACGTGCGAGAGCTCCAATCGATCGCCACAACGGCTGGACgagccgcgcacgcgccgctgcccaccgTTCGTGAGAGCGGCGTGTGCGAGGTGCGTCTCCTCGAAATGGCGAGGGTGCCGCCCATCGCAACCGCGGCGCACTCCTGCTACACTACGCCGCTCGTGCCCACTGCTTTTTCCgctgcaccggtgccgcccAACAGGCGGCATTTGTGGCTGCAGCTAACTGGCTTGGGTCTTCATCACGCTGTGGCATACAACGGCGATCATCTGGCGGCGGTACTGAAGCAATACTTcagcggtggtgacgggACTGTTGGTccggcggcgtctgccgtACGAGATGGTGGCGCGGCGAGGGGCGGGGCTGAGGGGTTTGCCGCGTCTGCTTTTCCGGAGGAACCGCTCTGGACGACCAAGGTGCACGTGGACGTTGCGAACCTTATGGCCACGTACCGTCCTCGCGGTGCCGGCCGCTCGCTGGCGGTACTGCTGCTCCCGCGTGCTTCGGTGCTGATAAAGCTGCCCGCGATAGTTCCGGCGTCAGCGGAAGCGCATGGGACCGCCGTACCACCTGAAGAGCTACGACGCGGGAGCGCTGCAGTGAGATTGCCGGCGACGTCGGTGCCAGCACCTGCCTCCGAAGATGTGTCCGCTCCGCTGACGATGCGTGCGCAGGCATGGCTGCACACGTCACTACCGCTTTATGTGTGCAACGACTGTGACGTGGAGGCGCTTGTTCACGAGGTGCTCAACCCGGCCGAGAGTGACGACTGGGGTGTTGACCTGGAGAGCGCCGGCTTTGTGCGTCTTTGCGAGGTGATTTCTACggccgcctgctcctcctcgtcctcgttcGCCGCGGGTATGCAGCAGAGCACTGATGACGCCGGTGCACCCCGCACGGGCAAATCGGCTTCGTGCTCGCGAACGCCCAACCTGATTCTCACGGTGCGCTCGAAGAGCTTAAGCGCATCGGCGTCAGGAGctcacggcggcggtgacacaagagaggaggggggctcCGTCGACTACGCTTACTTGGCGCCGGCTGTGTCGATGCATCTGCAACACATCGAGCTCTCCGCGTTCATGGCGAAGGACTCCTTCGAGGTGTTCCGCGAGCTTGTAGAGGCGTGGGGATCAGGGACTGACCTGAAGGCGACGGATGCACCGGCAGCGCTCGTCATGCGCAGCGGGCCGGGCTTTGAGTgggtggcggaggaggtggcgcgcagctgcgctcccATGACGTTCCGTGTGAACCCTTACCTCGTCACGAGAGACAgggcagcggaggaggatgcaAGCAGTGGGGGGTTTCGAACCTCTCCAGTCGGTGCGCCGATGATGCGCAACATTGCGAGTGTCGACGACTACACATCGCACTACCCATTTTTGCCGTCGACGACGTCGTTGCAGGCGTCTAGCGACTTCGAATCGCCGTGGACGGTGCCGGAAAAGTCGCAGCTAGGTCCCCCTACTGGCGTTGAAGGCTATAGCGCCTCTCACTCGGCTTtgcggagcagcgcgagcgcgtaCGGGTACAGTCACTGGCTTGATACCCTACACGCTTCATACGGACGAGACCCACAGCTCTACGACACGTACCAGACACGCGCTGCTGAACTCCTCGATGGTGCGCCGTGGGTGCCGCAGCATCAACGAGTACACTCTACCTCCTCGAACGCAAGCGGCGTGgagcaagagagagcgcgaTGCGGGCGAAGCGTGTCCCCGCTGCCTGCGTCGTCCGCTGATGCCGTGCCGCAGTCCCGGCGCTATGATGAAGTCTCGGACACCATTTCCGTATCAAgtgacgacgatgacgagctGACGGCCGAGgagggcgcggcggcagtggcgccgacgcgcggCGTACGCGGCGCGCAGGGAGGAGCACCATTCCAGTTACCTCAGCCGCCACTACCGagcgtggctgctgctggtgctgcgacCTCCTCTCTGTCCTCGTCCTTTTCCGATTTGGAGGATACGGTGGCGTCTGAAGCACAGCTGCGATGGTGCGTTCTACCGTCTGAGGATCCGGTTgcatcgtcgctgctgccctctgGCGATCCCCGTCCTTGCGGAGACCGTGCCGACTCGgatgccgtcgccggcgacCCAGGCGTAGCCGCAGAGAGGCGCTTTGACCTATTTGCTGCGTGCGACCGCCAGCCGCACTTCCTCAGCTGCTGGTCGCGCGAGCGAGTCGAGgccgcacggcagaggcgTGCCGTGCGTCTCAACCGACTCGACTGCACCGATgacgccctcctccacgacACCCCGGAGAAGTACCTCTACCCGCCGGTCGAGCTTGAGTTCTTCCTGAGCGACTGCTCCCTCAACCTCAGCTTGTACGAGGGAACAGACCTGATGTCGGCAGCCGTCCGaaagcagcggcgaggcTACCTGCAGATCGTCTCGCGAGGCGCGAGCctggcgcaggcggcacCGTACGTCTTCGGCGGCGACAGACGGtcagaggcggcgctgcgcgcaatgagcagcaacagcgccagcgctgaCACAGCTGCGCCGTCTGTCACGGCGTACACGGCGGCGCTAGCGCATGATCCATCTCACCTCCCAAACGGACGGACAAAGCCCTCGCTTTCGCGTTGCAGCTACGCCACAAGCATAGGCACCGGCGCTACGTGGTCCTTTCACACCATCAGCGGGGAGTCCTCGACGTCGCGGCTCGAGCGTTTGCACGATCGTGGCTGCCGCAGTGGCTTTGGCGACCGTGATGCAAGCAAGCGGCTTGTCCTCAGTTGCCGCGGCATCACGGTCCAGATGGACACCTTTCCTCAAGGCTCGGAGGAAGACTTGTGGTTCCACgtcgtggtgggggaggcAACGGTGTTCGACTGCATCAACACCAGCGATGTTCATCGCCTGCTGACCGCCACGCCGaagccgccggcgtcgcttgccgcgcagccgaggagaggcagcggtgTTGCACGCTGCCATGCTGACATGCCTGGCATCCAggctggcggcggctgcggtcgCGGTGGGGCAAACGATACGCGACATCTAGAGCTGACTGGGCTGCTGACCTCGTCAAAGAGCGTGCTTGCGGCGGCAAGCGGAGGTATGAAGGGGGCGTCTCGTGCGTCCTTCACCGTCTCTCATTTTCAGCAGGGCGGCAGTGAGCTTTCGCTGGCGGTTCGGCTGCGACCGACGTCGCTGACGTGGAGCGGCGCCTCCGTCGACTTTGCGCAGGCTTTCTTCTCCACTGCATCGGCATCGCCCCCCTCGTCGCCAGCCAACAGCaaaggcgcagcagcgattGCCGCGTCTTCGCCGTCTGTGCCGGCGGCTGAGGCAGGCACCATTTCCGGAACCGAAGCACCGCCTCTCTTCTACCGCCGTGTGG